One Syntrophobacterales bacterium genomic window carries:
- a CDS encoding CarD family transcriptional regulator gives MFKVGEVAVYPGHGVGKIASIEEKEFSGMKQSFYIMRILDTDMTIMIPVDNANNTGLRCVIDSSEVTRVFEILKDKNVVHDNAPWNRRYKEYMERIKSGSIFEVAMVLKELYSLRVWKELSFGEKKMFEIARNLIKKELSIALDKEEEEIETEIEGIFLENYKA, from the coding sequence ATGTTTAAGGTTGGTGAAGTAGCGGTATATCCTGGTCATGGAGTGGGCAAGATCGCCTCTATCGAAGAAAAAGAATTTTCCGGTATGAAGCAGTCTTTCTATATAATGCGTATCCTTGATACGGATATGACTATAATGATCCCGGTCGATAACGCCAACAACACCGGCCTGCGATGCGTCATTGATTCCAGCGAAGTCACCAGGGTGTTCGAGATATTGAAAGATAAGAATGTAGTGCATGACAACGCCCCGTGGAACCGACGGTACAAGGAATACATGGAGCGCATCAAGAGCGGTTCCATCTTTGAAGTTGCCATGGTCCTGAAAGAACTTTACAGCCTGAGAGTCTGGAAGGAACTCTCCTTTGGAGAAAAGAAGATGTTCGAGATAGCCCGGAACCTTATAAAGAAGGAGCTTTCCATTGCCTTAGACAAAGAGGAGGAAGAGATAGAGACTGAAATTGAGGGGATTTTTTTAGAGAATTACAAAGCTTAG
- a CDS encoding DEAD/DEAH box helicase encodes MEQLRFEDLNLSKELRKAVENMGFEEATPIQSAAIPIILEGKDIIGQAQTGTGKTVAFGIPILEVIQPKVRRPQAIILCPTRELAIQVADEFKKLSKYKKDVSVLPIYGGQPIDRQVYGLKKGVQIIIGTPGRTIDHIRRGNLKLDHIKVVVLDEADEMLDMGFIDDIETILSETPQGRQTLLFSATMPKPILDLTKRYQKDPQLAKVVHKQLTVPNVEQVYFEVKESMKLEALSRLIDIHDLKLSLVFCNTKRRVDEVVANLQVRGYLADGLHGDMTQAQRDRVMGKFRSNAFEILVATDVAARGIDVDGIEAVFNYDLPQNEEYYVHRIGRTARMGKAGRAFTFAVGKEIYKLREIQAYANVKIERQKVPSVNDVEEIRLNSFLDKVKEQVETGGLEHYTNLIERLIDQDYASVDIAAALLKLSMGEDSGAQAEDFDGHVKEEMARLFVSIGRNQKIDVKDVLGAIAGETGIPGKRIGKIEIYDKYTFVEVPKKFAEDVLNIMNNNQIKGIKIGMEWANKK; translated from the coding sequence ATGGAGCAATTGAGATTTGAAGATTTAAATCTGTCGAAGGAACTTAGAAAAGCAGTTGAAAACATGGGTTTTGAAGAGGCAACGCCCATTCAGTCAGCGGCTATACCTATTATTCTTGAGGGAAAGGACATCATAGGCCAAGCGCAGACGGGCACCGGTAAGACCGTAGCCTTTGGCATCCCCATCCTTGAAGTCATCCAGCCGAAGGTGAGACGGCCGCAGGCGATCATACTGTGTCCCACTCGCGAGTTGGCCATACAGGTGGCCGATGAATTCAAGAAACTGTCGAAATACAAGAAGGACGTATCGGTGCTGCCCATATACGGCGGACAGCCCATAGACCGACAGGTTTATGGGCTCAAGAAAGGTGTGCAGATAATCATCGGGACACCGGGACGCACCATTGATCATATCCGGCGCGGCAATTTAAAGCTTGACCACATCAAGGTGGTTGTCCTTGACGAAGCGGACGAGATGCTCGACATGGGGTTCATCGACGACATTGAGACAATCCTCAGCGAGACCCCACAAGGCAGGCAGACCCTTCTCTTTTCCGCCACAATGCCCAAGCCGATTCTCGACCTTACGAAGAGATATCAAAAAGATCCACAGTTGGCGAAGGTGGTCCACAAGCAGTTGACCGTACCTAACGTGGAGCAGGTATATTTTGAAGTTAAGGAAAGCATGAAACTCGAAGCTCTTTCCCGCCTCATTGATATACACGACCTGAAGCTCTCCCTTGTTTTCTGCAATACCAAAAGAAGAGTTGATGAGGTGGTGGCAAACCTGCAGGTAAGGGGCTACCTCGCCGACGGACTCCACGGAGATATGACTCAGGCGCAAAGAGACCGGGTAATGGGTAAATTCAGGAGCAATGCGTTCGAAATCTTGGTTGCTACCGATGTTGCGGCACGCGGTATCGACGTTGATGGCATTGAGGCGGTCTTCAACTACGACCTTCCGCAAAATGAAGAGTATTATGTTCACAGAATCGGACGAACGGCCCGGATGGGAAAGGCAGGGCGCGCCTTTACTTTCGCTGTGGGTAAGGAAATTTACAAGTTGCGGGAGATACAGGCTTACGCAAACGTGAAGATTGAGCGCCAAAAAGTGCCCTCCGTAAATGACGTGGAAGAGATCAGACTCAACTCGTTTCTTGATAAGGTAAAGGAACAGGTCGAAACTGGAGGACTTGAACATTACACGAACCTGATAGAGCGTTTGATCGACCAGGACTATGCTTCTGTGGATATCGCCGCGGCCCTGCTCAAACTAAGCATGGGCGAGGATAGCGGCGCCCAGGCGGAGGATTTTGACGGTCACGTCAAAGAGGAGATGGCGCGGCTCTTTGTAAGCATCGGACGTAATCAAAAAATAGACGTAAAGGACGTGCTAGGGGCCATAGCCGGAGAGACGGGCATACCAGGGAAACGGATCGGTAAGATCGAAATCTACGACAAATATACCTTCGTTGAAGTGCCGAAGAAATTCGCCGAAGATGTACTCAATATAATGAACAACAATCAGATTAAAGGTATCAAAATCGGTATGGAGTGGGCGAATAAAAAATAG